The following proteins are co-located in the Acidobacteriota bacterium genome:
- a CDS encoding ATP-binding protein — translation MGNNFEVIGTVISDQDTPTFELVRIKLKAGQDVRPGTLVRIPATRNNESTTLIARIRNAYENNPNENPQAINIRDTLGLAANYPEESDSTTIFRLVEGELIEEIFRGDIRAPQTLPNSGAEVAIAVVDEIVQTLGLLKEPAQGLHIGETVSGTPTSITLKRDAIQRHLFICGTTGSGKSYAMGVVTEELIKHKLPVVFIDTQDEYSVLVDKLDGKIVEPGNDFTIRLSSLTESELLDLLPDAMKKSPLQCDVVAKAFGELQTELANGVIKKFNLQNLKDRIPDAANALSAKAGEAPRVADSVQRRLGVLETHRIFGPGVADWRELMYPCLAINCKRMTSTQLQTVATAVLRELQNLRLRGHIPPYVAVVDEAHLFVPEGQDSPCKQIIREGVRIGRHHGIAMVLMTQSPVDIDKRAIRQCNTRLVFALEPDQLEAIRGVKADASDEMLRALPKMPRGTCLLSGTYESVKHTIPVKIRPQRTIDAAGGKTPDIFDEMESKWIEEIAKLKKGQ, via the coding sequence ATGGGCAACAATTTTGAAGTAATTGGAACAGTCATTTCCGATCAGGACACGCCAACATTTGAATTAGTTCGAATAAAACTGAAGGCCGGGCAGGATGTTCGTCCGGGCACACTTGTTCGGATTCCGGCAACGCGCAATAACGAAAGCACGACGTTGATTGCACGCATACGCAACGCCTATGAAAACAACCCGAACGAGAACCCGCAGGCGATCAATATCAGAGATACATTGGGGCTAGCGGCTAACTATCCTGAAGAGTCAGATAGCACGACTATCTTTCGTCTGGTAGAAGGCGAATTGATTGAAGAGATTTTCAGAGGTGACATCCGCGCACCGCAAACCTTGCCCAATTCAGGCGCTGAAGTTGCCATTGCCGTTGTTGATGAAATCGTTCAGACGTTGGGATTGCTGAAAGAGCCAGCACAAGGCTTACACATTGGCGAGACGGTCAGCGGCACGCCAACTTCGATCACACTAAAACGAGACGCCATTCAACGCCACCTCTTTATTTGCGGCACAACGGGCAGCGGCAAAAGCTATGCGATGGGTGTGGTGACCGAGGAGTTGATCAAACACAAACTTCCTGTTGTGTTTATTGACACACAAGATGAGTACTCTGTTTTGGTAGATAAACTTGACGGGAAAATCGTTGAACCTGGCAATGATTTCACGATCCGCCTTTCTTCGCTGACAGAATCCGAGCTATTGGATTTATTGCCGGATGCGATGAAAAAAAGCCCGCTGCAATGCGATGTCGTCGCCAAAGCTTTTGGCGAACTACAAACAGAACTCGCCAACGGTGTAATCAAAAAATTCAATTTGCAAAATTTGAAAGATCGAATCCCTGATGCTGCCAATGCACTTTCTGCCAAAGCTGGAGAGGCACCGCGAGTTGCGGATTCAGTCCAACGTAGACTGGGTGTTCTTGAAACGCATCGGATTTTTGGTCCTGGGGTGGCAGACTGGCGAGAACTGATGTATCCGTGCCTGGCTATCAACTGCAAACGTATGACCTCCACACAGCTTCAGACGGTTGCGACGGCGGTATTACGCGAGTTACAGAATTTACGCTTACGCGGACATATACCGCCTTATGTTGCTGTCGTGGATGAAGCACATTTGTTTGTACCAGAAGGTCAAGACAGCCCTTGCAAACAAATCATTCGGGAAGGGGTTCGCATTGGCAGACATCACGGTATTGCGATGGTTCTCATGACTCAAAGCCCCGTAGACATTGATAAACGCGCTATTCGGCAATGCAATACGCGTTTAGTCTTTGCGCTTGAACCTGATCAGTTAGAGGCGATTCGGGGCGTGAAAGCAGATGCTTCAGATGAAATGTTGCGTGCGTTGCCCAAGATGCCTCGCGGTACGTGCCTACTGTCAGGCACGTATGAGAGCGTAAAGCATACGATCCCTGTAAAAATCCGACCACAGCGAACCATAGATGCTGCTGGCGGTAAGACGCCAGACATCTTTGACGAGATGGAAAGCAAGTGGATCGAGGAGATAGCCAAACTAAAAAAGGGGCAATAG
- a CDS encoding PIN domain-containing protein translates to MKKIYLDSCIAIYVVEAHPLYATKVTAELNTLSAAQICYSPLVRLECLVKPLQAQNQLLQNLYAQFWASQQNLSLVDEIYMRAAQLRADFPSVKTPDAIHLATASYYGCDEFWTNDDRLAKVASALAKNILT, encoded by the coding sequence ATGAAGAAAATCTACCTGGATAGCTGCATTGCGATTTATGTCGTCGAGGCGCATCCACTCTACGCGACGAAAGTGACAGCAGAACTCAACACTTTGTCGGCAGCGCAGATTTGTTATTCCCCGCTGGTGCGTCTGGAATGTTTGGTTAAGCCGTTACAAGCGCAGAATCAGCTCTTGCAAAATTTGTATGCTCAGTTTTGGGCGTCCCAACAAAACCTCTCCTTGGTGGATGAGATTTATATGCGCGCGGCCCAACTCAGAGCGGATTTCCCCAGCGTGAAAACACCAGATGCCATTCATCTGGCAACAGCCTCGTATTACGGCTGCGACGAGTTTTGGACAAATGATGACCGCTTGGCGAAAGTCGCCTCTGCGCTTGCCAAGAACATTTTGACGTAG
- a CDS encoding helix-turn-helix transcriptional regulator, whose translation MRENYAHSIEIKRVAANSGLGVTTFHRQFKQITGLSPIQFQKQLRLLEARKRLVFSGHSVAEAAYEVGYESASQFNREYSRFFGAPPAQDASRLRQVEEKRQVV comes from the coding sequence ATGCGGGAAAATTACGCCCACTCAATCGAAATCAAACGAGTCGCGGCAAACTCTGGCCTGGGCGTGACGACATTTCACCGCCAATTCAAACAAATCACTGGTCTCAGCCCCATCCAATTCCAAAAACAATTGCGGCTGCTGGAAGCCAGAAAGCGGCTGGTTTTCAGTGGCCATTCCGTAGCGGAAGCGGCTTACGAAGTTGGCTACGAAAGCGCCTCCCAGTTTAACCGCGAATATTCCAGATTCTTTGGCGCACCGCCTGCCCAAGACGCTTCGCGGTTACGACAAGTGGAAGAGAAAAGACAGGTCGTTTGA
- a CDS encoding amidohydrolase family protein codes for MQQSRSAVVFALASGIVSARQFLLCAVLVISCAVVCHAQNAEKAPPVIDVHVHAMDGNFPGIAPMCPNTPQFLASDPKEKEEPFGWAKTACSPALYPSKPGEYMKDVLAEMERLNVTAVVMGDPKSVQKWKEAAPNRVINGTGIDNPATADKRATLDELRKLFTTDGFKVMGEIGLQYQGISPSDMSVDKYFALAEELDVPVAIHMGTGGSGRANVTSPSFRGSKGDPLLLEELLARHPKLRVQVMHAGYPLIDNMLTLLQANSHVYVDVAGLIWSYPIKEVNRYIERLVDAGFGDRVMFGTDQLIWPKLMAYSISIIQNADYLTPQQKRDILYNNAARFLRLEAKLAN; via the coding sequence ATGCAACAATCCCGTTCTGCTGTCGTCTTCGCACTTGCTTCAGGCATCGTTTCCGCCCGACAGTTTTTACTTTGTGCTGTGCTCGTTATTTCTTGCGCAGTGGTTTGCCATGCCCAGAACGCTGAAAAAGCGCCGCCAGTGATTGATGTTCATGTTCATGCGATGGATGGCAACTTTCCCGGCATCGCTCCCATGTGTCCGAACACGCCGCAATTCCTGGCGTCTGATCCCAAAGAGAAGGAAGAGCCTTTTGGCTGGGCGAAAACGGCGTGCTCGCCCGCGTTGTATCCATCGAAACCGGGCGAGTATATGAAAGACGTACTGGCCGAAATGGAACGGCTGAACGTCACGGCGGTGGTGATGGGCGATCCCAAAAGCGTGCAGAAATGGAAAGAAGCCGCTCCGAATCGCGTCATCAACGGTACTGGCATTGATAATCCTGCGACCGCAGACAAACGCGCAACGTTGGACGAACTGCGCAAACTCTTTACCACCGACGGATTCAAAGTGATGGGCGAAATTGGCTTGCAGTACCAAGGCATATCGCCCAGCGATATGAGTGTGGATAAATACTTTGCGCTGGCTGAAGAGCTTGATGTTCCCGTCGCCATTCACATGGGCACGGGCGGCTCGGGCCGCGCCAACGTTACCTCGCCGAGCTTTCGCGGCTCCAAAGGCGACCCGCTGTTGCTGGAAGAATTGCTGGCGCGGCATCCCAAGCTGCGCGTGCAAGTGATGCACGCGGGCTACCCGCTGATTGACAACATGCTGACGCTGTTACAGGCCAATTCCCACGTATACGTTGACGTAGCCGGATTGATCTGGAGCTATCCCATTAAGGAAGTAAATCGCTACATCGAACGCCTGGTAGACGCCGGCTTCGGCGACCGCGTGATGTTTGGCACCGATCAACTGATCTGGCCGAAGCTGATGGCCTATTCCATCAGCATCATTCAAAATGCCGATTACCTGACGCCACAGCAAAAGCGCGACATTCTCTACAACAACGCCGCGCGCTTCCTGCGACTGGAAGCGAAACTCGCGAATTAA
- a CDS encoding FAD-dependent oxidoreductase gives MNKPILLVVDDDVQVLAAVRRDLRAHYRESYTIISASSGEEALTTIRELKARGDSLALVICDQRMPGMQGAEVLACSRDVYPLARRVLLTAYSDIDAAIKAINDAHLDHYLSKPWAPPEERLFPVVDDLLDAWQAEYLPEANGVRLVGYQWSPRSHAIKDFLACNLIPYRWLDITRNQDARTLLDVAEVSADELPVLFFEDGAVLRNPELHQVAERLGRPRSAAFDLYDLVIVGAGPAGLAAAVYGASEGLRTLLLDQHAPGGQAGSSSRIENYLGFPAGVSGSELTRRALAQAQRLGAEFLVPLEVTTVSVEAGYKRLTLSDGRELVTRTMLAATGMVYREHPASGVLEHTGAGVYYGAATTEAPVFAGRSVVVVGGGNSAGQGAIYLSRYAKEVQIVVRRDSLRDTMSQYLIDQIEKTANIRLRPCTEVEAVEGNGRVERVVLTSLADGNGQVEDIDAVFIFIGTKPRSDWLPLHILRDINGFVLTGRDLLTDTAYKRIWKEHREPLPLESSVPGVFAAGDVRAGAMNRVASAVGEGSMAVRFVQEYLALT, from the coding sequence TTGAACAAACCCATTCTCCTTGTTGTTGACGACGACGTTCAAGTGCTCGCAGCGGTGCGTCGCGATCTCCGTGCTCACTACCGGGAATCCTACACCATCATCAGCGCGTCGTCTGGCGAAGAGGCGCTCACCACCATCCGCGAGTTGAAGGCTCGAGGCGACTCGCTGGCCCTAGTGATCTGCGATCAGAGAATGCCGGGCATGCAGGGAGCCGAAGTGCTCGCCTGCTCCCGTGACGTGTATCCGTTGGCGCGTCGAGTGCTGCTCACGGCCTACTCGGACATTGACGCCGCCATCAAGGCTATCAACGATGCGCATCTCGATCACTACCTATCGAAGCCGTGGGCTCCGCCAGAGGAACGCCTCTTTCCGGTGGTGGACGATCTACTCGACGCCTGGCAGGCCGAATACCTTCCGGAAGCAAATGGGGTGAGGCTGGTTGGATACCAGTGGTCGCCCCGGTCGCACGCGATCAAAGACTTCCTCGCTTGCAATCTCATCCCTTATCGCTGGCTCGACATTACGCGGAATCAGGATGCGCGCACCTTATTGGATGTGGCGGAGGTGAGTGCTGATGAGCTTCCTGTGCTGTTTTTCGAGGATGGGGCCGTTCTGCGAAATCCCGAACTGCATCAAGTAGCGGAGCGCCTTGGCCGTCCGCGCTCGGCGGCTTTCGATCTGTATGATCTTGTGATTGTTGGCGCTGGTCCCGCCGGCCTTGCGGCTGCAGTGTATGGCGCATCGGAAGGGCTGCGGACGTTGCTGCTTGATCAACATGCCCCGGGCGGTCAGGCGGGTAGCAGTTCCCGGATTGAAAATTACCTGGGATTTCCTGCAGGCGTGAGTGGCAGTGAATTGACGCGTCGCGCGTTGGCGCAGGCGCAACGTCTTGGAGCCGAGTTTCTTGTACCGCTTGAAGTGACAACAGTGTCGGTCGAAGCCGGATATAAGCGTCTTACGCTCAGCGACGGTCGTGAACTCGTCACACGCACCATGCTGGCTGCGACCGGTATGGTTTATCGCGAACACCCTGCGTCGGGGGTCTTAGAACACACGGGGGCAGGAGTTTACTACGGCGCGGCGACGACGGAAGCGCCAGTGTTCGCCGGCCGATCTGTTGTGGTCGTTGGCGGAGGAAACTCGGCGGGGCAGGGAGCGATCTACCTGTCGCGCTATGCAAAGGAAGTGCAGATAGTGGTGCGCCGCGATTCCTTGCGTGACACCATGTCGCAGTACCTCATTGATCAGATTGAGAAGACCGCGAACATTCGACTGCGACCCTGCACAGAAGTCGAAGCGGTGGAAGGGAATGGCCGCGTGGAACGGGTTGTGCTCACGTCGCTCGCCGACGGAAATGGTCAGGTAGAGGATATTGATGCGGTCTTCATATTCATCGGCACCAAACCGCGAAGCGATTGGCTTCCCCTTCATATACTGCGCGACATCAATGGATTCGTGTTGACCGGGAGGGATCTGCTCACCGACACTGCATACAAGCGCATTTGGAAGGAACACCGCGAGCCGCTTCCCCTCGAGAGCAGCGTGCCCGGCGTATTTGCGGCTGGTGACGTCCGCGCAGGCGCGATGAACCGGGTGGCATCTGCCGTCGGTGAGGGATCAATGGCGGTGCGGTTTGTTCAAGAATACCTGGCGCTGACCTGA
- a CDS encoding cyclic nucleotide-binding domain-containing protein, which yields MTATDIVAQLTEHKTLGSAPGEELAWLASHGTIRHLNAGDVLTSKGETVEGLFVLLTGHVAIFVDRGAGRNKVMEWRAGDVTGLLPYSRLVSPPGDNVALEPTVILALHRDNFTALIYNCHQVTSILVHKMIDRARLFTSSALHDEKMISLGKLAAGLAHELNNPAAAIERSAALLDDRLEKADLAARALGASRLTEVELTAIDAVRASCLATPVQGVLSPIQQAEREDSIANWIADHGLDAAIAEPLAETAVTLEALDRLAEVIGGSQLEVVLQWAAAGCSVRGLAAEIQDATMRISGLVQAIKGFTHMDQATVAEPVDLTLNLGNTVTVLKSKARAKSVAVAVTVESDLPHVRGFVGELNQIWANLIDNALDAVPNAGHIEVTANRERERVVVRVIDDGPGIPEEIRARIFEPFFTTKPVGNGTGLGLDIARRLIMHNDAEIEVESCPGRTEFRVSLPISETDQPGGRA from the coding sequence ATGACAGCGACAGACATCGTCGCTCAGTTGACTGAGCACAAAACTCTGGGATCGGCGCCGGGGGAGGAACTCGCCTGGTTGGCGTCACATGGGACCATTCGGCATCTCAATGCAGGGGACGTACTGACCTCAAAGGGAGAGACTGTGGAAGGGCTCTTCGTGTTGCTGACCGGGCATGTCGCCATTTTTGTTGACCGTGGCGCGGGGCGGAACAAAGTGATGGAGTGGCGGGCAGGGGACGTCACGGGTCTGCTGCCATACTCTCGACTGGTTAGTCCTCCGGGAGATAATGTTGCCCTTGAGCCTACCGTGATTTTGGCTCTTCATCGTGACAACTTCACTGCGTTGATTTACAACTGCCATCAGGTCACTTCGATCCTTGTGCATAAGATGATTGATCGCGCCAGGCTTTTCACATCAAGCGCCCTGCACGACGAAAAGATGATCTCGCTGGGGAAGCTGGCGGCTGGGTTAGCCCACGAACTGAATAACCCCGCAGCCGCAATCGAACGTAGCGCAGCGCTACTCGATGACCGCTTGGAGAAAGCCGATCTGGCGGCGCGAGCGCTGGGCGCCAGTAGATTGACGGAGGTCGAACTTACCGCAATAGACGCGGTGCGAGCATCTTGTCTTGCCACGCCTGTGCAGGGCGTGCTGTCACCGATCCAGCAGGCTGAACGCGAGGACTCTATCGCTAACTGGATCGCAGATCACGGCCTGGATGCAGCTATTGCGGAACCGCTTGCCGAGACTGCCGTGACACTTGAGGCGCTTGATCGGCTTGCAGAGGTAATTGGCGGTTCACAGCTCGAAGTGGTGCTCCAGTGGGCGGCAGCCGGGTGTTCGGTTCGCGGGCTGGCCGCAGAGATTCAGGACGCAACCATGCGGATCTCCGGATTGGTCCAGGCCATCAAGGGATTCACCCACATGGATCAGGCCACGGTGGCCGAACCTGTTGACTTGACGTTGAATCTGGGAAATACGGTCACCGTGCTCAAGTCAAAGGCGCGGGCGAAATCTGTTGCTGTTGCAGTGACCGTAGAATCTGACCTCCCACATGTTCGCGGCTTCGTCGGTGAGCTGAATCAAATCTGGGCGAATCTCATAGACAATGCCCTGGATGCCGTGCCTAATGCCGGCCACATCGAGGTGACGGCGAACCGCGAGCGGGAGCGCGTTGTGGTTCGCGTGATTGACGATGGCCCCGGCATTCCAGAGGAGATTCGCGCACGCATCTTCGAACCATTTTTCACCACCAAGCCGGTCGGCAACGGCACGGGGCTGGGACTGGATATCGCACGGCGCTTGATTATGCACAACGATGCCGAGATCGAGGTCGAGTCATGTCCGGGACGAACAGAGTTCCGGGTTTCCCTTCCGATCTCTGAGACAGACCAACCCGGAGGACGAGCTTGA
- a CDS encoding DUF305 domain-containing protein, translating into MSSLRVCAQQPGQTAPVVVQPGAPGKPTRVLPSTTKGKLPPVSTADVQFMQGMIMHHAQAVEMTALIASHTDNKDVRSLGARISHSQADEIRFMKRWLVSRGQAIEMAMPEMDHSKMDHSKMHNMMSHDLMPGMLTAEQMEALRKAKGEEFDRLFLTGMIQHHGGALTMVKDLFDTAGSGQDAELFNFATDVDSGQRAEIRIMQSMLEKTPSKEKR; encoded by the coding sequence ATGTCCTCTCTGCGCGTTTGCGCACAGCAACCCGGACAGACGGCACCGGTTGTCGTGCAGCCGGGTGCGCCGGGGAAACCGACCAGGGTTCTTCCCTCGACCACGAAGGGCAAATTGCCGCCAGTGTCCACGGCGGACGTGCAATTTATGCAAGGCATGATTATGCATCACGCGCAGGCAGTAGAAATGACCGCGCTGATTGCATCACATACTGACAACAAGGATGTGCGTTCGCTGGGTGCCCGCATCAGCCATTCGCAAGCCGACGAGATTCGATTCATGAAACGATGGCTGGTGTCCCGCGGGCAAGCTATTGAAATGGCCATGCCAGAGATGGATCATTCAAAAATGGATCACTCAAAAATGCACAACATGATGTCGCACGATCTTATGCCTGGAATGCTGACCGCGGAACAGATGGAGGCGCTAAGGAAAGCAAAGGGCGAAGAATTCGACCGTCTGTTTTTGACCGGGATGATTCAGCACCACGGCGGCGCGTTGACGATGGTAAAAGATTTGTTCGACACTGCAGGCTCAGGTCAGGACGCCGAATTGTTCAATTTCGCAACCGATGTAGATAGCGGCCAACGCGCCGAAATCAGGATCATGCAATCCATGTTGGAGAAAACCCCATCAAAGGAAAAACGATGA
- a CDS encoding zinc-dependent alcohol dehydrogenase family protein produces the protein MKAVIYEAFNAPPQLNSVPDPTPEAHGVIVKVMATGVCRSDWHGWVGHDADIHPPHVPGHELAGVVAAIGKDVTRWKAGDRVTVPFVCGCGACPQCASGNQQICDHQFQPGFTHWGSFAEYVSIHHADTNLVRLPETLDFPAAASLGCRFVTSFRAVIDRGKTSAGQWVAVHGCGGVGLSAIMIANALGANVVAIDISDEALKLAKALGAVATINATQVANVAEAVIEITKGGAHVSLDALGHPTTCFNSISNLRKRGKHIQVGLLLAEQSTPAIPMSKVIAHELELLGSHGIQAHRYDALFAMIESGKLKPEKLIGRRITLEQSIDALVNMDQFEVAGVTVVTEF, from the coding sequence ATGAAAGCCGTCATCTACGAAGCCTTCAATGCACCGCCCCAACTCAACAGTGTTCCTGACCCAACACCCGAAGCTCACGGTGTTATCGTCAAGGTGATGGCGACAGGAGTTTGCCGCAGCGATTGGCACGGATGGGTCGGACACGACGCGGATATTCATCCACCGCACGTACCCGGTCACGAATTGGCGGGAGTTGTGGCAGCGATTGGGAAGGACGTGACCAGATGGAAGGCCGGAGATCGCGTCACGGTGCCGTTCGTTTGCGGCTGCGGCGCTTGCCCGCAATGCGCCTCCGGAAATCAGCAGATTTGCGACCACCAGTTTCAACCGGGCTTCACGCACTGGGGATCATTTGCTGAATACGTTTCCATTCATCACGCCGACACGAATCTGGTGCGCTTGCCGGAGACGCTGGATTTTCCTGCGGCTGCCAGTTTGGGCTGTAGATTTGTCACTTCGTTTCGCGCCGTTATTGACCGAGGAAAGACTTCCGCCGGGCAATGGGTGGCGGTTCACGGCTGCGGCGGCGTGGGCTTGTCGGCGATTATGATTGCCAATGCGCTTGGAGCAAACGTCGTCGCGATTGATATTTCCGACGAAGCTCTAAAACTGGCGAAAGCCTTAGGTGCAGTCGCTACGATAAACGCCACGCAAGTCGCCAATGTCGCCGAAGCTGTCATCGAAATTACCAAAGGCGGCGCTCACGTTTCGCTGGACGCGCTCGGCCATCCCACGACCTGTTTCAATTCCATCAGCAATCTGCGCAAGCGCGGCAAACACATTCAAGTTGGCCTGCTGCTCGCGGAACAAAGCACGCCCGCCATTCCGATGAGCAAAGTCATCGCGCACGAACTGGAACTCCTCGGCAGCCATGGCATACAGGCGCATCGGTACGATGCCTTATTCGCAATGATTGAAAGCGGAAAGCTGAAGCCCGAAAAACTCATTGGCAGGAGGATCACGCTGGAACAGTCCATTGATGCGCTGGTGAATATGGATCAGTTCGAAGTCGCGGGCGTGACCGTTGTGACCGAATTCTGA
- a CDS encoding CHAT domain-containing protein, producing MTQDILFSVRALDDLTSVRLIRHVGPLLFKDPQIRGLLDASSAPDQLSGLLANLSLPVKREALTSDRSIWLARALLAALASHPRFAEILAKAMESLRRDELVAEASIPRGLATEIIRLLASASGVSIPESIQQEYQVRLPPQTTDIWDEPVPDPLPDPLLDLAQVALAPEGMRLPALSTGAPLVLPELKSSRTAWPHLKCDEAVAIDAPFDLEVGLRAERDQQLGGMGKMVLPAEGCTLEAQLIFDPSSFAIVEGQRQFKLEVTSDDPYPRRTVKMVALGGSAQPGQRDISVMYVLRGVVCGFASRCVLAAASLTETSPPQTPRPFAGIELAGFESKDEADLTIIIKRGDDPAGGCLSFAAVSPLFDVPVSEEPPTADVGSQPVKFLEQIIRTADTSDTPFSLFTALKGFGRKHIATKLPAVVVDALHKVASRVAPRAASVLIISDDPYVPWELAVIEPPLLTSEPKPSPFFAAQVALGRWVLPSGAMPPPHPIRSLAVREQAVVTGVYDRVLSWKRLEKAEEEAADLLKAWEGTSQKVEATFESVMECLGGDPAADVLHFALHGQFDTSGIREGLVLIEHQDGATGPAKSMFLRPEHVSACDFRQFTRSPFVFLNACQVGAEKQVLGDYGGMASAFLFAGASAVVAPIWSIDDADARGLALEFYEEAWKGEPPAELLRRQRARFTELAAKNHSAESGSPTHLAYQFFGHPKYVLKRQIMQSEAQP from the coding sequence ATGACACAAGACATTTTATTTTCCGTCCGTGCGCTAGATGATCTGACGTCCGTGAGGCTAATTCGGCATGTTGGCCCGCTGCTTTTCAAAGATCCTCAGATTCGGGGGCTTCTGGATGCCTCCTCGGCTCCAGATCAACTATCGGGTCTCCTCGCGAATCTATCGTTGCCCGTGAAGCGAGAAGCGCTCACTAGTGATCGTTCTATCTGGCTGGCTCGCGCACTTCTTGCTGCCTTAGCATCTCACCCACGTTTCGCGGAGATCCTCGCCAAGGCAATGGAAAGCCTTCGCCGAGACGAACTCGTGGCCGAGGCGAGTATTCCTCGGGGGCTAGCCACTGAGATTATCAGACTTTTGGCTTCTGCATCCGGCGTATCCATACCTGAATCCATACAGCAGGAATATCAGGTGAGGCTACCGCCGCAGACCACCGACATATGGGACGAACCCGTACCCGACCCGCTCCCCGATCCGCTCCTCGATCTGGCACAGGTCGCACTTGCGCCGGAGGGCATGCGGCTTCCTGCGCTAAGTACTGGCGCGCCCCTAGTGCTCCCAGAATTGAAGAGCAGCCGAACAGCCTGGCCACACCTGAAGTGTGACGAGGCGGTTGCCATAGACGCTCCTTTCGACCTTGAAGTCGGCCTCCGCGCCGAACGCGACCAACAACTGGGCGGCATGGGGAAAATGGTTTTGCCCGCAGAAGGGTGCACGCTCGAAGCTCAACTTATCTTCGACCCTTCTTCATTCGCGATTGTCGAAGGCCAACGGCAATTCAAGCTGGAGGTTACATCAGACGATCCCTATCCGCGTCGCACTGTAAAAATGGTGGCGTTGGGCGGTTCCGCACAACCCGGTCAGAGGGACATCAGTGTCATGTATGTGCTCCGTGGGGTAGTGTGCGGCTTTGCGTCGCGTTGCGTGCTCGCTGCTGCGAGCCTGACTGAGACTTCCCCGCCTCAGACGCCCAGACCATTTGCCGGCATAGAGCTCGCGGGGTTCGAATCCAAAGACGAAGCTGATCTGACGATCATCATCAAGCGCGGGGATGATCCTGCTGGCGGATGCTTATCCTTCGCAGCCGTCTCTCCGCTTTTCGATGTCCCCGTTTCCGAAGAACCGCCAACGGCGGATGTGGGTTCTCAGCCGGTAAAATTCCTCGAGCAGATCATCAGGACAGCAGACACCAGCGACACTCCCTTCAGCCTTTTCACGGCGCTGAAGGGGTTCGGGCGAAAACACATCGCCACCAAACTCCCAGCAGTTGTCGTGGACGCCCTGCATAAAGTCGCCTCACGCGTCGCGCCTCGCGCGGCGTCGGTTCTGATCATCAGCGACGACCCCTACGTTCCCTGGGAACTCGCCGTGATCGAGCCTCCCCTGCTTACGAGCGAACCGAAGCCGTCTCCCTTCTTCGCGGCGCAGGTGGCACTCGGGCGCTGGGTCTTGCCAAGCGGCGCAATGCCCCCGCCGCACCCCATCCGCTCCCTCGCGGTTCGCGAACAGGCGGTGGTAACGGGTGTGTACGACCGCGTCCTGAGTTGGAAGCGACTCGAAAAAGCAGAGGAAGAAGCGGCTGATCTGTTGAAGGCTTGGGAAGGCACCAGCCAGAAGGTGGAAGCCACATTCGAAAGCGTTATGGAATGCCTCGGCGGAGATCCCGCCGCCGACGTGTTGCACTTCGCGCTGCATGGCCAATTCGACACGAGCGGGATTCGGGAGGGACTGGTTCTGATTGAACACCAGGACGGCGCGACAGGCCCGGCAAAGTCGATGTTCTTACGCCCCGAGCATGTCAGCGCGTGCGATTTTAGGCAGTTCACCCGGTCTCCTTTCGTGTTCCTCAACGCCTGTCAGGTTGGTGCTGAAAAGCAGGTGCTCGGTGATTATGGGGGGATGGCTTCGGCCTTTCTTTTCGCCGGGGCTTCGGCCGTGGTCGCACCGATCTGGTCAATTGATGACGCAGACGCGCGCGGCCTGGCTCTGGAGTTTTACGAGGAGGCATGGAAAGGTGAGCCGCCGGCGGAGCTTCTTCGCCGCCAGCGTGCTCGCTTCACCGAGCTTGCGGCGAAGAATCATTCTGCGGAATCCGGCTCCCCGACGCACCTCGCTTATCAATTCTTCGGTCATCCGAAATATGTTCTTAAGCGTCAGATCATGCAATCGGAGGCACAGCCATGA